The following proteins are co-located in the Solanum pennellii chromosome 8, SPENNV200 genome:
- the LOC107027823 gene encoding uncharacterized protein LOC107027823: protein MVLIYVDDLLVTRNDHKLILEAKSILKDRFKMKDLDELRYFLGIEFARNDSGILMHQRKYCLELISDIELSNSKTVRTPIELNQKLTTTEFDLHFPTDNEDDRVLDDPSVYQKLVGRLLYLTITRPDITFAVQLLSQFMHSPKTCHMEAAMRVVRYVKQAPGLGILMTVNTNNQLIAYCDADWVACPNNTKSITGYMVTYGGSLIS from the coding sequence ATGGTGTTAATCTATGTTGATGACTTGCTTGTTACAAGGAATGATCACAAGTTGATATTGGAGGCAAAAAGTATTCTCAAAGACAGGTTCAAGATGAAAGACTTGGATGAATTGAGATATTTTTTGGGAATAGAGTTTGCCAGAAATGATTCAGGGATTCTTATGcatcaaagaaaatattgtcTTGAGCTAATCTCTGACATTGAATTATCTAACTCAAAGACAGTTCGAACTCCTATTGAGCTGAATCAAAAGCTCACAACTACAGAGTTTGACTTACATTTTCCTACTGATAATGAAGATGATAGGGTGCTGGATGATCCTAGTGTGTATCAGAAATTGGTGGGAAGATTGCTTTACTTAACAATAACAAGACCAGACATAACTTTTGCAGTGCAGCTCCtaagtcaattcatgcatagcCCTAAGACATGTCATATGGAAGCAGCAATGAGGGTAGTAAGATATGTCAAACAAGCACCAGGATTAGGAATTCTTATGACAGTTAACACAAATAACCAGTTAATTGCATACTGTGATGCAGATTGGGTTGCATGTCCAAACAACACAAAATCAATCACTGGCTACATGGTTACATATGGAGGTTCTTTGATCTCATGA